The genomic region ttgtaaccccctactgcaagcgcacccgacctgggcgcaggacaaacacgaaggtcgcgggtttcccctttacgcctgtcttcttgtttcccccttcgtgctccgtctcgcgccgacccatctgggctgggacacgcggcgacaatttactcgtcggtccaggaacCCCCCGGGGACGAAACGCCGACAAAGGGGAAtattgcgaacacaaggttgcGAAGTGCTCTTATGGTTCAGTTTGTGATGAGTGCTTGTTAATGTAGTAGAATCTTGGTTTCAGTCGTGTAGAATAGTTAgtgttgaaaggatcacgatgcccaagaggggggtgaattgggcttttctaaaaatcaacactaattaaaacctaagcaagagctaagcaagagcccaacttcaccccaacaactagcactaagataataatactagaaatacaatattGCTAATATAATACTTCAaaaacttgctaaacaaatacacaatgtaaagtgcttgaattaagtgcggaatgtaaagcaaagtttagaagactcctccaatttttcccgaggtatcgaagagtcggcactctccactagtcctcgttggagcactcgcgcaagggtatcgctcccccttggtcctcgcaagaaccaagtgctcactacgaaatgatcctttgccactccggcgcggtggatccctcgagaccgcttacaaacttgagtcgggttaccaacaagatcttcacggttatcaccgagctcccaacgccaccaagccgtctaggtgatgccgatccccaagagtaacaagtcgtagactttagcttgaccaagagaagtctaatgcaagtggtgtgtgccataggtggctctcgctagcgctaatgaggaacaaatgcgggattaagcttctctaatctcctcactaggcttttggtgcttgcaatgctctagcaatgtgctggaattaatgtgggtagcaagacattgaatatggtgggtgtagggggtataaatagccctcacccaccaactagccgttaccagcacttttctgcgcacgggcgcaccggacagtccggtgcgccaacggtgcgccaccggtgcgccaacggtcggctccaacgactagttttgacagctagccgttgggctgatggcacaccggacagtccagtgcactgtccggtgcgccactaaaattcatttctgaaacgggcgctctcgggttttttcgGGGAAAACTCTTCCCTAAGGCCAgcttggccccacctggcagatggtgcaccggacagtccagtgcacaccggacagtccggtgcacaacggacagtctggtgcccctcggccagaaaccctattttcttttatatgctgtttttcaaatcggtttttgttctaacttgagtgtatgttctagagtgtcatctagcactatatgtgagtgtgaatgtgcaccaacactacactagaactctcttgatcaaactactcatcgacaacccctttttatagtacggctaaaagagaataaaatacctaactaaatcacgagtgtccacatctccttgacactcggactgtgtagtccttcaccttttgtttcgtcgttttagtcgtcgcttcgagttcttatctccgggattgttttcaccgttgtagtacttctacctgtaatgcgacctaacttatcatttgtctctgcaaaacacacgttagtcacatataacattacgttgtcattaattaaTAAAACCAACcaagggcctagatgctttcaatctccccctttttggtgattgatgacaaccttacaagatttgtgagagtagtttgttttgaaatttctgtcaatagagaagatggttagttatactcaataatctttgacagaaagaatgtgtaccataataataagaatgagcgcatacacaacgtgagtttcttgttcatataaaagtgaaatcaaatcgatgaacaagaactaaaagactggtgataatatataaggtgaaaacataatatacacacacagtcaacataagcatcgagagtatatatagagtttgtgagccaaaagcaccaAACTAGTACAGAGAattgcaagcacatatattacatcaaaataactctctactaactaactaactccccctagctctcacaactcatatctctccccctttggcgtcaaacaccaaaagggtacccgaGCCTACGCATCAGAAgttggaggaggcggcgggggcacatccggtcgcggtcgaggcagtagagcgaacgctagctgagggtcagagtcagtctcggatccaggatctgctgtagaagctaGAGCtgatactgactcggactgaggctgcGCTGCAGGGGCTGCCGGATCTGAAGTGGTCACAGACACCGCCATAGCAGTAGTGGGAACAGCAGAAGCTGGTGGCACTGAcggctgagggcagacagagctaaAAACCGGTGACGTGAAAGCCAGGGTAACCGaccggagcggagaggaagaaggaccaactgTAGGAAGAGAGGGTCCTGGCTGAATCGTtggcacaacaggagcctgaagAGGTGGAGGCAGGACTGACTGAACCGGGGGAATCAATATACCAGAATGATGTAGCATAAGAGTCATTAATGCCCttctctcagcccgatcctgaagaagctgctgcataagAGAATCATGCTTGTCCTGTAttgtctgaaacatcgagagcattctcTCGGTCAACTGCTGATGGGCTGCTGCCTGGCGGGTCTGCTcggctgccaagtgagcctgTTGCTGAGTAAGtgtctggagaatcgaagcaaaagcagggtcaatggcaggaggggcagcaggggtagcACGAGAACTCTcaacctcatgatcatgtgagcgtggaggcataggaggcggaatcCCAAAATCATTATTATCAACTGCTGTGTCCTGAGCTTCGAACTGATGAAGGGCAgtatcctcggcctgagtgtcaaatACTGGAGCAGGTGCTGGCACAGGATCCTCAGGCGCTGGACGGTAGGACCCAAAGACGAGGCGTGAGACCTCAAGTGTGCCCTGGAACTGTGGAGGTCGAATCAGCTGAGCAAAAATGTGACATAGATAGTGAGCATATGGCAGCTGTCGTCGTGCACGCAGACCATCCAGaatggtgtcctcgatctcacaaataaggaaatccacaACATCGAACTCTGAGTGAGAtatcagggcaccaaggagccagagctggatatgagTGGTGGCCTCCCTGTACCCTATCCGCGGCAGAAGTGTCCGTCTCATAAGCTGATAGAGAAACTTTGCTGTTGTGGTGAAATCTGCCGGTgagcgtcgcgacccatctgagaagggcggtcggaacagagccgcgacgtaagCTGTACCCGGAgcaacaccgccgtgagggcgacgaggagggtcagaggtgccatagcataagctgtgaagacgagtcgatgactcgtgaaatccaaatagctggcgaatctggctggcataaatagtgacatcctctcgctcaaaacgaaacctcatccagtggtgattagggtcgatccatacagtcgcgtagaaaactcggacccattcctcaacatacctgccgctagTAGTCAAAAGAGtaagaaggccaggcagataagagaggtgcacctcagagtcagcaccggcggctAGCAGAAAAGCGGGAaggtccaaaagccggtgcactcgcagagcaatctgtgcagacatctgGGCTCTGAAAAAGGACTCCTGAATACGGGTGCTAAAGAGGTCAACTgcagcagggtccctctgagccggtaaccaagactccacgggtacatatctgaaccgacgtacccgtgctgctgtagcacgctgaaggtcaaacaacCTAGGATCTGCAGCTAGaggtcgcacctcagtctcatcgcgctcccggaagcgagcagGTGGGATAAGAGGAGCGAAAACGGGAGCGGGAGGAGGGGCAGTGGAAGCTGGTGCAGCAAGGGTGACGGGAGCGGAaacgggagcgggaggaggagaaGTGGAAGCTGGTAAAACCACACTCTGGTCTATTTCAATCTCCATAGGGTCGTCAGCAGAACTTGTTGTGTTAGACTGAGCAGTGTTCTTTTCCATATCACCCACCCTGACATCGGGTAATGGAGGCGATGAAACTTCATCATGTCCACCAGATTTTTTAATCTCCTTACAAAAATCATCCGAGTCAGACGTGAAATCAGACTCATCAGAATTTGACTTCTTTTCGACATCTTTATCCGAATCAGGACCTGCTGGATCATAGTCATCATCCTCTGAATCTTCAGAAGGTAATCCCAGGTCATCAACCTTCTTTTTATCTATCAAAGGTTCCAAATCATCAGAACAGGTTAAGAAGTCAGAGTCGTCAGAGTCTGATCCTCCGTCATCATCCTCTTCCTCTTCAGAAGATCCTTCTTCCTTACTAGCCACATGCTCTTCAGGCATATTGGGGTCAAAATCATTGTCATCCGAATCATCAGATGGAAGATCAAATGCTTCATCTTGCTTAGAGCCATTGGTCATAGCAGCTGCCTCTGGAAAAACTTTCTGCAAAAATAAATGTACGGGTGAAAATGTAATTCGATTCATAAATTGTTACTGTTCTTATAAAAAGAATTTTTTACCTCCCAAGGGTCCTCAATGGAGATGTCACTGCCCTGGAGTTCATTTATTAGATCTATACAGTCTAACTTGCAATCACATGCTGGGCAGAGCCATCCTTCATCTCCCATGGGAACTACAAACGAATGGTGCTAATGAATGAATGCCAAAACAAGAATTACTGATACTATAGAAGAGGAAAATGAATATTACTATCTTCAGTACGCAGAGGAGGATTTAGACAGTTCTGGTGGAACCCTCTGTCACAAGCTCCATCACAGAGAATGATATCATTACCCAATGTAGCATTTTTCGAACCACAAGTAGCACAAAAGATCTGTGATATATGAAGTTTTTTCACTGATTAAAAGGCTGAGCATAACAGAACGCAATTACTAGATAATACAGATACATTGTTGGAATTAAAATTACATGCTGACTTACATCTTCACAAGATATTTCTCCTTCAGAATCAAATAAAGATTCGTCAATTTTCCCCTTGGATAGAAGAGAATCAATATTTTGGAAGACTTCCCGTATTCTCAATTTGCATCGTAAGATTTCTGATTTGGCTCGTTCAAGCTCCTTCTCAGGTCTTATCTTATCCAAACTGCATATTTGTACACGGGTGTCAGTTATTTTATATTGCAACAGAATTTGTGACGAACTCAACAGCTAAAGAAATATCACAGCAGTAGCAAAATCCCAAGATGCTGTCTATTAATGCAAAGTTGAAGGGAGACTTTTTTTACAACACATATTCATCTGATCAGCAACTGAGCCTAATAGGCCATATATATAAGTTTAACCGAACCAAGCACGTGTCATGGCTGACAGTGAGAAGATGCAGAGATACTAACTGCATATAGAGAGAACATAACAAGTGAAAGCAGGATGGTATCAGAAAGGGTGAAACAATAGTTTCAAGACCGGAAAACATGTGTGAATTGTGATACAAAAGTCACATCATTAAGGTATAGGAATACATGGAGGGGGACTGCAGAATGATGGGGAGCTAAAGGATGGCATCCACTTGACAAGCATATTTAAGCTAAAATATCAAGGTAGACAAACCTTATTAGTCAGGTTTTTAGCACACAACTCTATTGTAGTTGGTTAACGAAGAAACTTAAGGATTTTGACTAGCATGGCCTTTAAGCACTATTCAGTAACCCTGGCAACACACAGGTAATGAAGAACCAGACTTCTAAACACCAACGCTACATTAGTTACTAATAATATAAGAGAACATAATTTAAATTCCGAAGATGCTGGCAACTCAAGTGACAAACCTTTGATTTTTCCAGCCTTCACTAGCATAAGCTTCAATTAGGCTTTGCTCATAATTCATTCGGTTCAAAATGTATCTAACCCGTTTACGAATTTGTGAGAACTCATCTGTCGAATTTTTGTTTGAGGCTCTGCTCCTTTTTCTTCTCTTGGCAGCTGGTTGTCCTGGAGGCTGCACATGCTCAGTAGATGTTGTCTTTGAACCTGATGTAGAGCGAAGCACCCTGACATCAATATCAGATGACCTCAAAGTATATGCCTGACCTGTTAGTCCTTGGGAACCCTTTTTACCTCTGTTTGCTGCCCTTTTATAGTTTTTCCTTATCCCCAAGTTATTTGGCACAGTTTGAGATGCAGACAGCAAAACTGGATGCTCAAGGGTCTCAGGATTCTGACTAGAGCTCGTACCATTTTCAATCTCACCATTACCCTCAGCCAGAACGTGAACTGTCTTTTTTTCCATAGTATATGATCACCAAAATTTCATCAATTTACAGTAGACAGAAAGCAGTCTCAGCAAACCTGTCTTCTGAGGACAACAATAAAAAAGATCTATGTGGCCAAGCCAGATTCACCAGCACCTTGAAATCTACAGCAAAGAAATAAAGATGAATCAATATCGGTTACATGGGCTCAAGAGTCAAGTATCTATTAGTCTTACACACCCCTGATTTATACCAGGTTTTATTTGTTCCCCAATCCCCATTATGCAAAACTATTAGACTAGATGATGATCTTTTTAGTTAAAAAATGAGCAAGAACTTCCATCACTCTTAAGTGATTAGATGCCAAAAGAGCCCTCAGAGAACACGCTCGGCTGTTCTTAAGGCAACTTATGTCCTTTCCCATTAACAACTTTTCCTTCACACATTCATTTTCAGTCTTCAGCTGAAATGTCATTTCTTCCCATCAAAACAGAATGCGGTTGCATACTTGCATCACTTTTTCCCCATTTTCCTTTTTGCTTTGCTTTTTTCTAGGCAGGCACTACCATTTCGATAGTCACCTCAATGTTATACTGTATATCAAAAACATTTTACTGGATGTTTAAAGCATTCAGCTAGCAGAAGGTCGTGACTTTTTACTATATATCAAAAGCATACTATATACTTATTCTTTTTTTTAGATGGTGGCCAAGGAGCAATGGAATCACGTATATATATCAAACATTAAATGTATTAAGTGCATGTAGCTACGCCTCTTTCCTGAAATCCTGTAAGTGCAAATAAAAAATAACACTTCTCAAACTTAAATGACAAACAAAAAGATAGCTGGCTGTTTCTCAACGGAATCAATAACTTCTTAGGATTAAAATAGGAGTTCCATAGAATTTTCATAAGCATCCACATCTCGCTTGACGACAACACAGAAAAAGATGTCTGAAGCCTTGATGACCTTGGACAGGAAACAGGCAGCTTGCAGTTAGGGATGGATCCTGAACATCCGAATTATACGATAAATTTATTTTTtcaaatatatatatgtgtggatTAGTGTGCTAATCTTTAGTTATATTGTTAAGCACATTATTTAAAATAAGAATAAAATTTTGTATATTTTTTTGTGCATCATTTGCTCCCTACAACgaaaaaggtgaaaaaacattTGAATCGGTACCCGTATCCGAATTTTATATCCATCATTTGAGAAGATATAAGACGAATTTGAGGTTTACTTTTTATAAAGCTTAACAAGCtcaatgttaaaaacaagaatatggatttgctgtaatacccaaaattctATTTTGGGATACATAAGATTTCCAAAAAGACTTGAGTGGAATTGTCTGTCAATAATAGTTTATTTTCTGTTGAAGGGATATTTTCCTAAAACTAAAATAAATATTAATACTAAAATATTGGCATTTCAAAAGTTAAAAATTAAACTTTGAAAGTATAATAAATATTTGAGTACATTCACTAACATATTTAAGATAGGATAGTAAAAAAGGGTTTGTGAACATGAATATTGGAAAGCATTTGTAATAGATAAAAATAAAAcagtaaataaataaaaataaactatgcatcatgctgaatctTATTTGTGATGTTGCATCCAAATTTGAAACTTAAGGGTGAACCGTAGTTGGACTTGAAATTGTGAATGACActtttttttctcgaatacgCAGGATATCATTATATTAAAGTAGAGGGAAAAAGGCCTGAGGCCTGGGACAATCAGAACACAACACACAACTCACACAAAACACACACACAACACAGGCACATACGAGTCCTTTGATTAAGTAAGTTACTTTTCGATAAGTAAACTATAAGTAAAAGTGGAAAAAAATAGAAATGTAACAATGAGGCTTGCCTTATTATGGAATTTTACTGAACATTTTATATTTGAAGTCAAAACCAAAATTTAAAGTCAATTTGAATTTTGGAA from Zea mays cultivar B73 chromosome 6, Zm-B73-REFERENCE-NAM-5.0, whole genome shotgun sequence harbors:
- the LOC103631611 gene encoding uncharacterized protein isoform X2, whose protein sequence is MEKKTVHVLAEGNGEIENGTSSSQNPETLEHPVLLSASQTVPNNLGIRKNYKRAANRGSKTTSTEHVQPPGQPAAKRRKRSRASNKNSTDEFSQIRKRVRYILNRMNYEQSLIEAYASEGWKNQSLDKIRPEKELERAKSEILRCKLRIREVFQNIDSLLSKGKIDESLFDSEGEISCEDIFCATCGSKNATLGNDIILCDGACDRGFHQNCLNPPLRTEDIPMGDEGWLCPACDCKLDCIDLINELQGSDISIEDPWEKVFPEAAAMTNGSKQDEAFDLPSDDSDDNDFDPNMPEEHVASKEEGSSEEEEDDDGGSDSDDSDFLTCSDDLEPLIDKKKVDDLGLPSEDSEDDDYDPAGPDSDKDVEKKSNSDESDFTSDSDDFCKEIKKSGGHDEVSSPPLPDVRVGDMEKNTAQSNTTSSADDPMEIEIDQSVVLPASTSPPPAPVSAPVTLAAPASTAPPPAPVFAPLIPPARFRERDETEVRPLAADPRLFDLQRATAARVRRFRYVPVESWLPAQRDPAAVDLFSTRIQESFFRAQMSAQIALRVHRLLDLPAFLLAAGADSEVHLSYLPGLLTLLTTSGRYVEEWVRVFYATVWIDPNHHWMRFRFEREDVTIYASQIRQLFGFHESSTRLHSLCYGTSDPPRRPHGGVAPGTAYVAALFRPPFSDGSRRSPADFTTTAKFLYQLMRRTLLPRIGYREATTHIQLWLLGALISHSEFDVVDFLICEIEDTILDGLRARRQLPYAHYLCHIFAQLIRPPQFQGTLEVSRLVFGSYRPAPEDPVPAPAPVFDTQAEDTALHQFEAQDTAVDNNDFGIPPPMPPRSHDHEVESSRATPAAPPAIDPAFASILQTLTQQQAHLAAEQTRQAAAHQQLTERMLSMFQTIQDKHDSLMQQLLQDRAERRALMTLMLHHSGILIPPVQSVLPPPLQAPVVPTIQPGPSLPTVGPSSSPLRSVTLAFTSPVFSSVCPQPSVPPASAVPTTAMAVSVTTSDPAAPAAQPQSESVSALASTADPGSETDSDPQLAFALLPRPRPDVPPPPPPTSDA
- the LOC103631611 gene encoding uncharacterized protein isoform X1, producing the protein MEKKTVHVLAEGNGEIENGTSSSQNPETLEHPVLLSASQTVPNNLGIRKNYKRAANRGKKGSQGLTGQAYTLRSSDIDVRVLRSTSGSKTTSTEHVQPPGQPAAKRRKRSRASNKNSTDEFSQIRKRVRYILNRMNYEQSLIEAYASEGWKNQSLDKIRPEKELERAKSEILRCKLRIREVFQNIDSLLSKGKIDESLFDSEGEISCEDIFCATCGSKNATLGNDIILCDGACDRGFHQNCLNPPLRTEDIPMGDEGWLCPACDCKLDCIDLINELQGSDISIEDPWEKVFPEAAAMTNGSKQDEAFDLPSDDSDDNDFDPNMPEEHVASKEEGSSEEEEDDDGGSDSDDSDFLTCSDDLEPLIDKKKVDDLGLPSEDSEDDDYDPAGPDSDKDVEKKSNSDESDFTSDSDDFCKEIKKSGGHDEVSSPPLPDVRVGDMEKNTAQSNTTSSADDPMEIEIDQSVVLPASTSPPPAPVSAPVTLAAPASTAPPPAPVFAPLIPPARFRERDETEVRPLAADPRLFDLQRATAARVRRFRYVPVESWLPAQRDPAAVDLFSTRIQESFFRAQMSAQIALRVHRLLDLPAFLLAAGADSEVHLSYLPGLLTLLTTSGRYVEEWVRVFYATVWIDPNHHWMRFRFEREDVTIYASQIRQLFGFHESSTRLHSLCYGTSDPPRRPHGGVAPGTAYVAALFRPPFSDGSRRSPADFTTTAKFLYQLMRRTLLPRIGYREATTHIQLWLLGALISHSEFDVVDFLICEIEDTILDGLRARRQLPYAHYLCHIFAQLIRPPQFQGTLEVSRLVFGSYRPAPEDPVPAPAPVFDTQAEDTALHQFEAQDTAVDNNDFGIPPPMPPRSHDHEVESSRATPAAPPAIDPAFASILQTLTQQQAHLAAEQTRQAAAHQQLTERMLSMFQTIQDKHDSLMQQLLQDRAERRALMTLMLHHSGILIPPVQSVLPPPLQAPVVPTIQPGPSLPTVGPSSSPLRSVTLAFTSPVFSSVCPQPSVPPASAVPTTAMAVSVTTSDPAAPAAQPQSESVSALASTADPGSETDSDPQLAFALLPRPRPDVPPPPPPTSDA